In Pectobacterium aroidearum, the following are encoded in one genomic region:
- the zwf gene encoding glucose-6-phosphate dehydrogenase: MAVTSTAQACDLVIFGAKGDLARRKLLPSLYQLEKAGHIHADTKIIGVGRADWDKAEYTRVVREALDTFMKEAIDDKLWETLSSRLDFCNLDVEDTKAFNKLGKMLDQKNRTTINYFAMPPSTFGAICKGLGTAGLNKEPARVVMEKPLGTDLASSRVINDQVAEYFNECQVYRIDHYLGKETVLNLLALRFANSLFSSNWDNRTIDHVQITVAEEVGIEGRWGYFDKAGQMRDMIQNHLLQILTMIAMSPPSDLTTDRIRDEKVKVLRSLRRIDRSNVHETTVRGQYTSGFVQGHKVPGYLEEEGANKSSSTETFVAIRVDIDDWRWSGVPFYLRTGKRLPTKCSEVVVYFKNPALNLFHDSYQQLPQNKLIIRLQPDEGVEIQILNKIPGLEHKHRLQTVKLDLSFSETFNQQHLADAYERLLLETMRGIQALFVRRDEVEEAWKWVDSIMDAWGMDNDAPKPYQAGSWGPVASVAMITRDGRSWNEFE; the protein is encoded by the coding sequence ATGGCGGTAACTTCAACAGCCCAAGCGTGTGATCTGGTTATTTTCGGTGCCAAGGGCGATCTGGCGCGCCGTAAATTGCTGCCTTCCCTGTACCAGTTGGAAAAAGCAGGCCACATCCATGCGGACACCAAAATTATCGGGGTGGGCCGTGCTGATTGGGATAAAGCGGAGTATACCCGCGTCGTGCGCGAAGCGCTTGACACCTTTATGAAAGAAGCCATCGACGACAAGTTGTGGGAAACGCTAAGCAGTCGGCTGGATTTCTGCAATCTTGATGTGGAAGACACGAAAGCGTTCAACAAGCTGGGCAAGATGCTTGACCAGAAAAATCGCACCACAATCAACTATTTTGCGATGCCGCCGAGCACATTCGGGGCGATCTGCAAAGGGCTGGGAACCGCAGGGCTGAATAAAGAGCCGGCGCGCGTGGTGATGGAAAAACCGCTGGGAACCGATCTGGCGTCTTCTCGCGTCATTAACGATCAGGTTGCGGAATACTTCAACGAGTGTCAGGTTTACCGCATCGACCACTATCTGGGTAAAGAGACCGTTCTGAACCTGCTGGCGCTGCGTTTTGCCAACTCGCTGTTCTCTTCAAACTGGGACAACCGGACGATCGACCATGTGCAGATCACGGTGGCCGAAGAAGTCGGGATTGAAGGGCGCTGGGGCTATTTTGATAAAGCCGGCCAGATGCGCGATATGATCCAGAACCACCTGTTACAGATTCTGACGATGATTGCGATGTCGCCGCCGTCTGATCTGACGACTGACCGTATTCGTGATGAAAAAGTGAAGGTGCTGCGTTCACTGCGTCGTATCGACCGCTCCAACGTGCATGAAACGACCGTACGCGGCCAATATACCTCTGGTTTTGTTCAGGGACATAAAGTGCCGGGTTACCTGGAAGAAGAAGGCGCGAACAAAAGCAGCAGCACGGAAACCTTTGTCGCCATTCGTGTTGATATCGATGATTGGCGCTGGTCTGGTGTGCCGTTCTACCTGCGTACCGGTAAACGCTTGCCGACCAAATGTTCGGAAGTGGTGGTGTACTTTAAGAACCCTGCACTGAACCTATTCCATGATTCTTACCAACAGTTGCCGCAGAACAAACTGATCATTCGCTTGCAGCCGGATGAAGGTGTGGAAATCCAGATTCTGAATAAAATTCCAGGATTAGAACACAAGCACCGCCTGCAAACGGTGAAGCTGGACCTGAGCTTCTCGGAAACCTTTAATCAGCAACATTTGGCCGATGCCTATGAGCGTCTGCTGCTGGAAACCATGCGCGGAATTCAGGCGCTGTTCGTCCGTCGTGATGAGGTTGAAGAAGCCTGGAAATGGGTGGATTCCATCATGGATGCGTGGGGAATGGACAATGATGCGCCGAAACCGTATCAGGCTGGAAGCTGGGGGCCGGTGGCATCTGTAGCAATGATTACCCGAGATGGCCGCTCCTGGAATGAGTTTGAGTAA
- a CDS encoding MurR/RpiR family transcriptional regulator, with protein MNMLEKIQSHLELLSKSERKVAEVILSTPQTAIHSSIATLAKMADVSEPTVNRFCRRLETKGFPDFKLHLAQSLANGTPYVNRNVEEDDSVDAYTSKIFESAMAGLEQVKSSLDVTAVNRAVDLLTQAKKISFFGLGASAAVAHDAMNKFFRFNIPVVYFDDIVMQRMSCMNSSDGDVVVLISHTGRTKSLVEMAQLARENDATVIAITSDGTPLAREASLALRLDVPEDTDVYMPMVSRIAQLTLIDVLATGFTLRRGEKFRDNLKRVKEALRESRFDKDERLINPFR; from the coding sequence ATGAATATGCTGGAAAAAATCCAGAGTCACCTAGAACTCTTGAGCAAATCGGAAAGAAAAGTTGCTGAAGTGATCCTGAGCACTCCACAGACAGCCATTCACTCCAGCATCGCGACCTTAGCCAAAATGGCCGACGTCAGCGAACCAACGGTTAATCGTTTCTGTCGTCGCCTTGAAACGAAAGGTTTTCCCGATTTTAAACTACATCTGGCTCAAAGTCTGGCAAACGGTACACCCTATGTGAACCGCAACGTTGAAGAAGATGACAGCGTTGATGCCTATACCAGTAAAATCTTTGAATCCGCAATGGCTGGCCTGGAACAGGTGAAATCCAGTCTGGATGTCACCGCCGTCAACCGCGCCGTGGACTTGCTGACGCAGGCGAAAAAAATTTCTTTCTTCGGTCTGGGCGCTTCTGCTGCTGTCGCACACGATGCGATGAACAAATTTTTCCGCTTCAATATCCCCGTCGTTTATTTCGATGACATTGTGATGCAGCGCATGAGCTGCATGAACTCGAGCGACGGCGACGTCGTGGTATTGATCTCCCACACGGGCAGAACCAAAAGTCTGGTTGAAATGGCACAGCTCGCGCGTGAGAACGACGCGACCGTTATCGCGATCACCTCAGACGGTACCCCGCTGGCGCGTGAAGCCTCGCTGGCATTGCGGCTTGATGTGCCTGAAGATACCGATGTCTATATGCCGATGGTGTCCCGTATCGCCCAACTGACGCTGATCGACGTTCTGGCGACAGGATTCACGCTACGCCGCGGCGAAAAATTTCGTGATAACCTGAAACGAGTCAAAGAGGCCTTGCGCGAATCTCGCTTTGATAAAGACGAGCGATTGATTAACCCTTTCAGGTGA